From the Lathyrus oleraceus cultivar Zhongwan6 chromosome 4, CAAS_Psat_ZW6_1.0, whole genome shotgun sequence genome, one window contains:
- the LOC127137913 gene encoding uncharacterized protein LOC127137913 → MSLDVQFQISVIIDKLPPDWKDFKNLLRHKIKEFSIESLIIHLWIEEEAQRKYQKDEVLVISNNKKKFGAVLKPTGKPLKNQNHNVVNQIKNENPSRALCAPITRHQPPPQINDASVFTCFNYGKLGHMVKICKSIPKHVVGSNAQVKLTNEQFIDMITEINMVGRNDGWWIDNGAYRHNKSEPLDMFKMYVKEIENQFSKKIKRLRSDRGIEYNSGLFNEFYKQHEIVHETTASYSPKMNGKLERKNKTLIELFIAIMLNFGVAPH, encoded by the exons ATGTCCCTTGACGTACAATTTCAAATTTCTGTTATCATTGACAAACTCCCCCCTGATTGGAAAGATTTCAAAAACTTGCTTCGGCATAAAATAAAAGAGTTTTCAATCGAGAGTCTGATCATTCACCTCTGGATTGAAGAGGAAGCTCAGAGAAAATATCAGAAAGATGAAGTCTTAGTTATTTCTAACAACAAAAAGAAATTTGGTGCAGTTCTGAAGCCTACGGGAAAACCATTAAAGAATCAGAATCACAATGTTGTGAACCAAATTAAGAATGAGAATCCCTCTAGGGCCCTATGTGCTCCGATTACTAGGCATCAACCACCACCTCAAATAAATGATGCTTCGGTTTTCACTTGTTTTAATTATGGAAAATTGGGTCATATGGTTAAGATATGTAAGAGCATACCTAAACATGTTGTTGGCTCTAATGCACAAGTTAAATTGACAAATGAGCAATTCATTGATATGATCACCGAAATCAACATGGTTGGTAGAAATGATGGTTGGTGGATAGACAATGGAGCCTATCGTCAT AATAAAAGTGAACCGCTTGACATGTTTAAGATGTATGTGAAAGAGATTGAAAATCAATTTAGTAAGAAGATTAAGAGACTTCGTAGTGATAGGGGAATTGAGTACAATTCTGGGTTATTTAATGAATTTTATAAACAACATGAAATTGTACATGAAACGACTGCATCATACTCTCCTAAAATGAATGGTaaactagaaagaaagaataaaacTCTTATTGAACTTTTTATTGCAATTATGTTAAATTTTGGTGTTGCACCTCACTAG